The Sus scrofa isolate TJ Tabasco breed Duroc chromosome X, Sscrofa11.1, whole genome shotgun sequence genome has a segment encoding these proteins:
- the LOC110257688 gene encoding cilia- and flagella-associated protein 251-like, which yields EEEEEEEEEEEEEEEEEEEEEEEEEEEEEEEEEEEEEEEEEEEEEEEEEEEEEEEEEEEEEEEEEEEEEEEEEEEEEEEEEEEEEEEKEEEEEEEEEEEEAEEEEEEEEEEEEEEEEEEEDEEEEEEEEEEEEEEEEEEEEEEEEEEEEEEEEEEEEGEEEEEEGEEGEEGEEEGEEGEEGEGEGEEEEEEEEEEEEEIIIRNLAKICTGCSLLRAYNFNSHMMEV from the coding sequence gaagaggaagaggaagaggaagaagaggaagaggaagaagaagaagaggaagaggaagaggaggaagaggaagaagaggaagaggaagaagaagaggaagaggaagaggaagaagaagaagaagaggaagaggaagaagaagaagaggaagaggaagaagaagaagaggaagaggaagaggaggaagaggaagaggaagaagaagaggaagaggaagaagaagaagaggaagaggaagaagaagaggaagaggaggaagagaaagaggaagaagaagaagaggaagaagaagaagaggaagcggaagaggaagaagaagaagaggaagaagaagaagaggaagaagaagaggaagaagaggatgaagaagaggaagaagaagaggaagaagaggaagaagaagaggaagaagaggaagaagaagaggaagaagaagaagaagaggaagaagaagaggaagaagaggaagaaggggaagaagaagaagaagaaggggaagaaggggaagaaggggaagaagaaggggaagaaggggaagaaggggaaggagaaggagaggaagaagaagaggaagaagaagaagaagaagaagaaattatcaTAAGAAACCTAGCAAAAATATGCACAGGATGTTCACTGCTGCGTGCATATAATTTCAACAGCCATATGATGGAAGTGTAG